A single Lolium perenne isolate Kyuss_39 chromosome 6, Kyuss_2.0, whole genome shotgun sequence DNA region contains:
- the LOC127307002 gene encoding NADH-ubiquinone oxidoreductase chain 2, whose amino-acid sequence MWAPDIYEGSPTPVTAFLSIAPKISISANMSRVSIVASYGGTLQQIFFFCSIASMILGALAAMAQTKVKRPLAHSSIGHVGYIRTGFSCGTIEGIQSLLIGIFIYASMTIDAFAIVPALRQTRVKYIADLGALAKTNPISAMTFSITMFSYAGIPPLAGFCSKFYLFFAALGCGAYFLAPVGVVTSVIGRWAAGRLP is encoded by the coding sequence ATGTGGGCACCTGATATCTATGAGGGTTCACCCACCCCGGTGACAGCATTCCTTTCTATTGCGCCTAAAATCTCTATTTCTGCAAATATGTCACGTGTTTCTATTGTTGCTTCCTATGGGGGTACATTACAACAAATCTTCTTTTTCTGCAGCATTGCTTCTATGATCTTAGGAGCACTGGCCGCCATGGCCCAAACGAAAGTAAAAAGACCTCTAGCTCATAGTTCGATTGGACATGTAGGTTATATTCGTACTGGTTTCTCATGTGGAACCATAGAAGGAATTCAATCACTACTAATTGGTATATTTATTTATGCATCAATGACGATAGATGCATTCGCCATAGTTCCAGCATTACGGCAAACCCGTGTCAAATATATAGCGGATTTGGGCGCTCTAGCCAAAACGAATCCTATTTCGGCTATGACCTTCTCCATTACAATGTTCTCATACGCAGGAATACCCCCGTTAGCCGGCTTTTGTAGCAAATTCTATTTGTTCTTCGCCGCTTTGGGTTGTGGGGCTTACTTCCTAGCCCCAGTGGGAGTAGTGACTAGCGTTATAGGTCGTTGGGCGGCCGGAAGGTTGCCATGA